The genomic stretch AAGAATCATTAATACATTTACTTGTAGTGCTTCCGTCTATATCAGGGCTTGTCATGTGATGAGAGTCTGAATTACTATTGTATCCTTTAAGGTATATAGCATCTTTAGAATCAATAAAATTCTCTCTTGCCAAAACTGTAAAAGCTGCACCCTCTCCTAAATTTATTCCGCTTCTGTTTTTTGAAAAAGAATTGGTTTTATTATAGGAAACAACTTCAAGAGAATCAAAACCATAAACAACAGTATCAGTTACAACATCAGCACCGCCCACTATAGCTACGTCTATTATATTGCTTCTTATAAGCTCGTCAGCAGCTATTACAGCATTCGCACTCGATGTACATGCCGTAGATATAGTAAAAGAAGGTCCTGAAACATCAAAGTATTTCTGCAAAAAATCACAGCATATATTAAGGCTCTGCATAACTAATATTCTTCTCTCATCAGAAACAGAACCTTTCAGTATATAATCTTTAGTTTCATCGCTTCCATTTTCACATGTACCCACTATAACAGATATTCTATTTTTTTTATATCTTTTTTTTGCTTCATCTATAATAGGCTTTAATTGATTTACAGCATGCAAGGCCATTTTGTTTATTTTGTTATTATAAGGATCTTCAAGCTTAAAATTAAAAAAGTCATTATCTATTTTACCAAGAAAAAATTTTTTATTATAATCATTATTTTCTTTTAAGCCGTATTCTCCTTTTATGAAATACTTATTATATAGCTCTTCTTTATCTCTAGCCAAACAATTAATAATGCCGAAATCAAGTAGTATATTACTCATGTTATCACCTCAAATGTCAAGTATATAATTCTATAAAAAAAATGTCAAATAGTTCATATATACATAAAATATACTATTTATATTAAACTTTTTCTATTAATCTATTAAATTTAAATAATACAGGAGAAATTAAGAATGATGATAAAACTCCTATAAACAAAAATAAACCAAAAGATTTAACAGGTATAAAACTGCTGAATGCTAAAGTACCAAATGATAATACAGTTGTCATCATAGATAAAAATACTGCCAAAAATGTAATCTCCTTATCAGCAGCACTGTTTGAGAAAAATATTGCATAGTCTATAGATATTCCTATAGAAAGTATCAAAGCAAATATAGAAAATATATTTATATTAATACCAAATATAGAGTGTATAGATAAATTTATCAAAACAGACATTAATTGAACTAATATTATAGCCGCTGCCTGTTTATTATTAAAAAATATAGACATAGCTATGAATATTAAAATATATGCTATCAAAGCCATTTTTACTGCTGTTTTTGCTGTGCTGTCTAATGCATCATTAATCTCTTCATTAAGATTAAAAACTTTTACATTATTATTTGTAATTTTTATCGTATTATTGGTATCATAATCGCTTGTAGCTATAATAAAATATTTATTATTATTTGTGGTTATAATTTTTTTAAGCTCAGAAAAACTGTCTGATTCTATTATACTATTTATATCAAGCACATCATTTTTTATACTTTCAAACTCTGCTTTTATTTTATTAAATGAACTTTCATCTAAATTAAGCTCTTTTATCTGTTCTCTTAAAAGAGGCATTAATTTCTCTTCTGTAAGTTTTATATTTTCTCTCTGCTTTTTTTCAGAATATAATATTCTTGATATAGCATTATAATTATTAGTAAAATAACTTTCTATACTCTCTTCAGCCTCAAGTGCCTCTGAAAGAGTTTCTCCGCTTGATATTATAATATTTTTTGCAAGCGAAGTATTTAATCTTTTATAAACTTCACTCTCACTTTCAAGA from Brachyspira murdochii DSM 12563 encodes the following:
- a CDS encoding beta-ketoacyl synthase N-terminal-like domain-containing protein, which gives rise to MSNILLDFGIINCLARDKEELYNKYFIKGEYGLKENNDYNKKFFLGKIDNDFFNFKLEDPYNNKINKMALHAVNQLKPIIDEAKKRYKKNRISVIVGTCENGSDETKDYILKGSVSDERRILVMQSLNICCDFLQKYFDVSGPSFTISTACTSSANAVIAADELIRSNIIDVAIVGGADVVTDTVVYGFDSLEVVSYNKTNSFSKNRSGINLGEGAAFTVLARENFIDSKDAIYLKGYNSNSDSHHMTSPDIDGSTTSKCINDSLKHASMNINNIDYINLHGTGTLINDKMESTTLNRVNASDIWCSSSKTSFGHTVGAAGAMELGVCFITLSSMNKEKILPPHLYDGVYDDTLERIKLVNGKVVSDRLENCMSVSFGFGGSNTCLIVGK